A portion of the Cryptomeria japonica chromosome 5, Sugi_1.0, whole genome shotgun sequence genome contains these proteins:
- the LOC131876238 gene encoding MFS-type transporter clz9-like, with translation MECAMKDVEDNSYSIRAATKKGNSCFRKRHPDLTIRTAEGLDRDRAVMLRPSIVTDFYDNLEKLYNAYEYGPTKIWNYDETGVQAAGHSIPGFYLFKDKRQLKNYIANCEPEACMAAQPHAWMTKELFLNWLYHFARSVLGGVSPTNRHLLIFDGHRSHVALTTIHEAKSLGIDLLTLPAHTSDKLQPLDVSVFSPFKTHFKTERSKWMAKHPHIEIRRTKLAELASKAF, from the exons ATGGAATGTGCTATGAAAGATGTTGAAGACAATTCATATTCCATCAGAGCAGCTACGAAAAAGGGGAATTCCT GTTTCCGCAAACGCCATCCAGATTTGACAATAAGGACTGCAGAGGGTCTAGACAGGGATAGAGCAGTAATGCTACGACCAAGTATTGTGACGGATTTTTATGACAACCTGGAGAAATTGTACAATGCTTATGAATATGGACCAACAAAAATATGGAATTATGATGAAACGGGTGTGCAAGCAG CAGGTCATAGCATTCCAGGATTTTATCTTTTCAAGGACAAAAGACAGCTTAAAAACTACATTGCGAACTGTGAaccggaagcatgtatggctgcacAACCACATGCGTGGATGacaaaagaattatttttaaattggCTATATCACTTTGCTAGATCTGTTCTGGGTGGAGTTTCACCCACAAACAGACATCTCCTTATATTTGATGGTCATCGAAGCCATGTTGCTTTGACTACAATCCATGAAGCAAAATCTCTTGGTATTGATCTTTTAACATTGCCTGCCCATACCAGCGACAAATTGCAGCCTCTAGATGTAAGTGTGTTCTCTCCATTCAAGAcacatttcaaaactgaaaggtcaaaatggatggccaaacatCCACACATAGAAATAAGGAGAACTAAATTGGCAGAACTTGCAAGTAAAGCATTCTAA